One window of the Solanum stenotomum isolate F172 chromosome 11, ASM1918654v1, whole genome shotgun sequence genome contains the following:
- the LOC125844576 gene encoding uncharacterized protein LOC125844576, with protein MTSNTLSFNAPQTFNGENYQIWAIKMKSYLEAYDLWEVVMEDKPIQQLTEKSSDAEIKLHSEEKIKKHKAKIVIQNSVADSIFSKIIACETAKEAWEKLEKEIRLLGEDFKDNRIVEKILLTIPERFESKISALEESKDLSTISLVELISALQAQEQRRAFRQDKIVEGIFYANYQKRKVDYPPCKYCKKKTYLEKFCWWRFDAICGSCKQTGHVTKVCKFKDTQDKSQALLVEEECEDEFY; from the exons ATGACAAGCAATACTCTTTCTTTCAATGCCCCACAAACCTTCAATggtgaaaattatcaaatttggGCAATTAAGATGAAGTCTTATCTTGAGGCTTATGATTTGTGGGAAGTTGTAATGGAAGACAAACCCATACAACAACTCACTGAAAAATCTTCTGATGCTGAAATCAAACTTCACTCAGAAGAGAAAATCAAAAAACACAAAGCCAAAATTGTAATTCAAAATTCAGTTGCAGATTCAATCTTCTCTAAAATCATTGCATGTGAGACAGCAAAAGAAGCTTGGGAAAAACTTGAGAAGGA AATCAGGTTGCTTGGTGAGGATTTTAAAGATAATAGAATAGTTGAAAAGATTCTTTTAACTATTCCCGAGAGATTTGAGTCTAAAATCTCTGCTTTGGAAGAGTCTAAAGATCTCTCTACCATCTCTCTTGTTGAATTGATAAGTGCTCTTCAAGCACAAGAACAAAGAAGAGCTTTCAGACAAgataaaattgttgaaggtaTCTTTTATGCAAactatcaaaaaagaaaagttgattATCCTCCTTGCAAGTATtgcaaaaagaaaacatatttgGAAAAATTCTGTTGGTGGAGATTTGATGCAATATGCGGAAGTTGCAAACAAACAGGTCATGTTACAAAAGTGTGCAAGTTCAAAGACACTCAAGATAAATCACAAGCATTATTAGTAGAAGAAGAATGTGAGGATGAATTTTATTAg
- the LOC125844578 gene encoding protein ADP-ribosyltransferase PARP3-like has protein sequence MVLLFFFVKVHEKRSHSHASDEEKKVTTRKHKAEAAPKKSKIANEGEDNDKVNGRSSVADVAAEFEKFCRETREHLSIKQMREILEANARDASIADEAVVPRCQDILFYGPVGDCPVCGGTLEFSGDGYHCQGAYSEWSSCVYSTRSPPRREEPINIPESIGKTPVYDLIEKHTDPKSRPKREIAVADKPFVGMMIALSGRLSRTHQYWKKKIEKYGGKVANSVIGATCLVVSPSERDRGGSSKVAEAVERGIPVVREAWLTDSIKEKQAETLDAYDIASDIAVEGKGLALDQQDSSVVALETLTAELKVFGKRGVHIDSKLQNEGGKILEKDGILYNCALTVCDQGRNLNDFCIMQLIVARENCLYLYYRKGKIGDSPRADDKLEEWENVNDAIKEFAKLFEELTGGQFKLWEREKKIHKKNMKFFPIDIDDGVEVRYGGLGLRQLGVAAAHSKLDPKVANLMKVLCSQEIYRYALVEMGYDSPEIPIGMVTDLHLRRCEETLKEFVEKLKSSTVTGNKADAFWADFTQRWFTLIPTTRPFPFKDYEELADQGASSYEAIRDINTASRLIGDMSGSTLDDPLFERYVKLNCSISSLEKEEDDYKMIVKYLDKTYDPVRIGDVSYGVSVENIFAVEASACPSLDDIKKLPNKVLLWCGTRSSNLLRHLQLGFLPSTCSLPVPGYMFGRAIVCSDAAAEATRYGFTAVDRPEGFLVLAVAALGEEIQEFSSPPEDTISLEEKGIGAKGLGKKKTDESEHFVWKDDIKVPCGKLIPSEHKESPLEYNEYAVYDPQQVSIRFLVAVKYEEQDVEYEAAELEIEQQPEG, from the exons ATggtattgttatttttttttgtgaaggttcatgagaaaaGGTCTCACTCTCATGCAAGTGATGAGGAGAAGAAAGTTACTACAAGAAAGCACAAGGCTGAGGCAGCGCCAAAGAAGTCGAAAATCGCCAATGAAGGCGAGGATAATGATAAGGTTAATGGGCGATCGAGTGTTGCGGATGTGGCAGCTGAATTTGAGAAGTTTTGTAGAGAGACAAGAGAACATCTCTCCATCAAACAAATGCGCGAAATTCTCGAAGCCAATGCCCGGGATGCTTCAATAGCTGATGAGGCTGTTGTACCTAGATG CCAAGACATACTATTCTATGGTCCTGTCGGCGATTGTCCAGTTTGTGGTGGCACGTTGGAGTTTTCTGGCGACGGCTATCATTGCCAGGGAGCATATAGTGAGTGGTCCAGTTGTGTTTACAGCACTAGGTCTCCACCAAGAAGAGAAGAGCCTATAAATATCCCTGAATCTATTGGAAAAACTCCCGTCTACGAT CTGATTGAGAAACATACAGACCCGAAAAGTCGCCCCAAGCGGGAAATAGCTGTAGCAGATAAACCATTTGTAGGAATGATGATTGCTCTTTCAGGCCGTCTTTCTCGAACCCAT CAATATTGGAAGAAAAAGATCGAGAAATATGGAGGGAAAGTGGCTAATTCTGTTATTG GGGCAACGTGCCTTGTGGTTTCTCCCTCAGAGCGAGATCGCGGTGGCTCGTCTAAAGTAGCTGAAGCAGT GGAGAGGGGTATCCCAGTAGTGAGGGAGGCTTGGCTGACCGATAGCATCAAGGAAAAACAAGCTGAAACGTTAGATGCATACGATATTGCAAGTGATATTGCGGTAGAAGGGAAAGGTCTTGCACTAGATCAGCAAGATTCCAGTGTCGTAGCACTTGAAACCTTAACAGCTGAG CTAAAAGTGTTTGGAAAGAGAGGTGTGCATATCGACAGTAAGCTGCAGAATGAAGGTGGAAAAATATTAGAGAAAGATGGCATATTGTACAATTGTGCTCTCACTGTTTGTGATCAAGGGAGGAACCTGAACGA CTTCTGCATTATGCAACTTATTGTGGCACGAGAGAACTGCTTGTACCTTTATTACAGAAAGGGAAAAATTGGTGACAGCCCCAGAGCAGATGACAAGCTGGAGGAATGGGAAAATGTGAACGATGCTATTAAAGAATTCGCAAAGCTCTTTGAAGAACTGACGGGAGGTCAGTTCAAACTTTgggaaagagagaagaagattcataagaaaaatatgaagttCTTCCCTATTGATATA GATGATGGCGTTGAAGTAAGGTATGGTGGACTAGGCCTTAGGCAACTCGGGGTTGCTGCTGCACATAGTAAGCTTGATCCGAAGGTAGCAAATTTAATGAAAGTCCTCTGTAGCCAGGAGATTTACCG GTATGCTCTAGTGGAGATGGGATATGATTCACCTGAGATTCCTATCGGGATGGTTACTGATCTTCATTTGAGAAGAT GTGAGGAAACCCTCAAAGAATTTGTGGAGAAACTGAAATCTTCAACGGTGACGGGGAACAAAGCAGACGCCTTTTGGGCTGATTTCACCCAGAGATGGTTCACTCTCATACCGACTACAAGGCCCTTTCCCTTTAAAGACTACGAAGAACTGGCAGACCAA GGTGCTTCTTCTTATGAGGCTATTCGAGATATCAATACCGCCTCCCGTCTTATAGGAGATATGTCAGGCTCAACGTTGGATGATCCTCTTTTTGAGCGTTATGTGAAGCTAAACTGTTCTATTTCATCCCTTGAGAAAGAGGAAGATGATTACAAAATGATAGTGAAGTACCTGGACAAAACTTATGATCCAGTGAGAATCGGTGATGTC AGCTATGGTGTATCGGTTGAGAATATCTTTGCCGTTGAAGCAAGTGCATGCCCCTCTCTTGATGACATCAAGAAATTGCCGAACAAGGTTCTGCTATGGTGTG GGACTAGGAGTTCAAATCTATTGAGGCACTTGCAGCTGGGGTTCTTGCCTTCAACTTGTTCACTTCCTGTACCAGGATACATG TTTGGAAGAGCTATCGTTTGTTCGGACGCTGCAGCAGAAGCAACCAGATATGGATTCACAGCTGTAGATAGGCCAGAAGGTTTCTTGGTTTTGGCTGTTGCCGCACTAGGAGAAGAAATCCAAGAGTTCTCTAGTCCACCTGAG GACACTATATCTCTGGAGGAGAAGGGGATTGGAGCTAAAGGGCTTGGCAAGAAGAAAACAGACGAGTCGGAGCATTTCGTGTGGAAGGACGACATTAAAGTCCCTTGTGGCAAGTTGATTCCATCAGAGCACAAGGAAAGCCCTCTCGAGTACAATGAATATGCTGTATATGATCCACAACAG GTAAGCATAAGGTTCTTGGTGGCGGTGAAATACGAGGAGCAAGATGTAGAGTATGAAGCAGCTGAGCTTGAGATTGAGCAGCAGCCCGAGGGATAA